A genomic window from Candidatus Dadabacteria bacterium includes:
- the rsmA gene encoding 16S rRNA (adenine(1518)-N(6)/adenine(1519)-N(6))-dimethyltransferase RsmA — translation MKGEQIFRQTKRLGQNFLNDPNILRKICATAKLHKEDHVIEIGPGKGSLTEHLAHGAGRITAIEKDKRLKTFLDERFGESANIRFVYEDVLKIDFSRFSDGKKTKLVSNLPYNISTQVLIKLFDERELFSKIVVMLQKEVAQRISSAKGRKSYGSLSVLLQSCFNVEIAFKVSRRVFYPVPEVDSAVVVLDPLKEPVFSVSSEKTFRTVTRCAFSSRRKTIRNSLSNFFERETVEQALSDSSIDQRRRAESLSVEEFARLTDSFHAINQ, via the coding sequence CGCCACCGCAAAGCTCCACAAAGAAGATCATGTGATTGAAATCGGACCCGGAAAGGGGAGCCTCACGGAGCATCTCGCACACGGTGCTGGCAGAATCACGGCAATTGAGAAAGACAAGAGGCTGAAGACCTTTCTTGACGAGAGATTCGGGGAATCTGCAAACATCAGATTTGTTTACGAAGATGTCCTTAAAATCGATTTCAGTCGTTTTTCCGACGGAAAAAAGACGAAACTTGTATCCAATCTTCCCTATAACATATCCACTCAGGTTCTAATTAAGCTTTTCGATGAAAGAGAACTTTTCTCAAAAATAGTAGTGATGCTGCAAAAGGAAGTGGCGCAGAGGATATCCTCTGCAAAGGGACGGAAGAGCTACGGTTCCCTCTCGGTACTTCTCCAGAGCTGTTTCAACGTAGAGATCGCCTTCAAAGTTTCCCGGCGCGTGTTCTATCCGGTTCCCGAGGTGGATTCGGCGGTGGTGGTGCTCGATCCGCTTAAGGAGCCTGTGTTTTCTGTATCGAGCGAGAAGACCTTCAGGACCGTTACCAGATGTGCGTTTTCCTCGCGGAGAAAGACCATAAGGAATTCTCTCAGCAACTTCTTTGAGAGGGAGACCGTTGAGCAGGCACTTTCAGACTCGAGTATCGATCAGCGAAGAAGGGCGGAATCCCTTTCGGTTGAGGAATTCGCGAGATTGACCGACAGCTTCCACGCGATAAATCAGTAG
- the dacB gene encoding D-alanyl-D-alanine carboxypeptidase/D-alanyl-D-alanine-endopeptidase: MDSRIKTLILHTLVLLFVFLPAAPSHAEVNEKKILSFISKNSSSRKKIGVMVRSADTGKTVFRYNSKEEFIPASNNKILSSIAALSLLGKGFRFKTEFYLGGGIHSGVGHGGLYVKGFGDPTIDIEKLREIAGRIKALGITGIEGGIYLDGSYFDDVHYGEGWDPEWRGKSFCPPVTAISFNYNSAKIKISASRVQGVPATVRTEPAEFPFPIKNRVSTRLKRSGVRAQYNERNELRLSGYVSSRKKAETLEISVPDPFFYFGATLKQVLKKEGIEVSGPIERRRVPRWTGKIFTHYSEPLGTIIHEYNKESVNIIGESIVKVIGAKHLNTQGSWKSGTYVIENHLRRIGLNGNFSVADGSGLSRLNRVSPEDITEALHVAYGDPDISEEFVASLPIAGVDGTLKKRFRALKGRIYAKTGYLEGARSLSGYAFAKNGRVYVFSIISNGMGTRVKKLQNLLLRELVY; encoded by the coding sequence GAAGTAAACGAGAAAAAAATACTCTCCTTTATTTCGAAAAATTCCTCGTCGCGAAAGAAAATCGGGGTCATGGTCCGTTCCGCCGATACCGGCAAGACGGTTTTTCGCTATAACAGCAAAGAGGAATTCATTCCCGCCTCTAATAACAAAATACTTTCCTCCATAGCGGCGCTTTCCCTGCTCGGAAAGGGTTTTCGGTTCAAAACGGAGTTTTATCTGGGTGGAGGAATACACTCGGGAGTCGGCCACGGCGGTCTTTACGTAAAAGGGTTCGGAGATCCCACTATAGACATCGAGAAGCTCAGAGAGATTGCAGGGCGGATTAAGGCCCTCGGGATAACAGGAATCGAGGGCGGGATTTACCTAGACGGTTCGTATTTTGACGACGTCCATTACGGAGAAGGCTGGGATCCTGAATGGCGCGGCAAAAGCTTCTGCCCGCCCGTAACGGCGATTTCGTTTAACTACAACTCGGCCAAGATAAAAATTTCCGCGTCCAGGGTGCAGGGAGTTCCCGCAACGGTGAGAACGGAACCCGCCGAGTTTCCCTTCCCGATCAAAAACAGGGTTTCCACCAGGCTGAAAAGATCGGGTGTGAGAGCACAGTACAACGAACGAAACGAACTCAGGCTCTCCGGATACGTCTCCTCCCGCAAAAAAGCCGAAACCCTGGAGATTTCGGTGCCAGACCCGTTTTTTTACTTCGGGGCTACACTCAAGCAAGTTCTCAAGAAGGAAGGAATTGAAGTAAGCGGACCCATAGAGCGCAGGAGAGTACCTCGATGGACCGGGAAAATATTCACCCATTACTCAGAACCTCTGGGCACCATTATCCATGAGTACAACAAAGAAAGCGTCAATATAATCGGAGAAAGCATAGTCAAAGTGATCGGGGCCAAGCATCTCAACACCCAGGGATCATGGAAATCCGGCACGTACGTAATTGAAAATCATCTGAGGAGAATTGGTCTTAACGGAAACTTCTCCGTGGCCGACGGTTCCGGTCTTTCGAGGCTAAACAGGGTGTCCCCCGAGGATATAACCGAGGCGCTCCATGTGGCCTACGGCGATCCGGACATTTCAGAGGAGTTCGTTGCGTCCCTTCCGATCGCCGGAGTTGACGGAACTCTCAAAAAAAGATTTCGCGCCCTCAAGGGCAGAATCTATGCGAAAACCGGATATCTTGAAGGAGCCAGATCTCTATCCGGCTACGCATTCGCAAAAAACGGGCGGGTTTATGTTTTTTCCATCATATCAAACGGCATGGGAACAAGGGTAAAAAAACTTCAGAACCTGCTTCTTAGGGAACTTGTCTACTGA